In a single window of the Salmo trutta chromosome 23, fSalTru1.1, whole genome shotgun sequence genome:
- the smc5 gene encoding structural maintenance of chromosomes protein 5, producing MASAGKKKRISNVTNTQPSNNGAGSSSGTVGDGQVSGFVEGSIIRITMQNFLTYDHSIVYPGPNLNMIVGANGTGKSSIVCAICLGLAGKTAILGRGDKVGLYVKRGCNKGSVEIELHKAQGNLVINREIHVENNQSTWMLNGKHTSQKTVEEEVKALQIQVSNLCQFLPQEKVGEFAKMTKVELLEATEKSVGPPEMYEFHCELKTFRTKERELENVCKEKASALEKFKQRNERNKHDVERYYEKKRHLDNIKMLEKKKPWVEYETARKELEGVKKSREDAKKQLKTVRESQAPMLKKIQHIDSQLRPIENQMKDKTVSIREASQKCKQKQDQLDRKHREIEDIKQAFSLKQTEAADRQKRISNTRRMIDDLRAELANVGDQSDVTPQINAVNAELRRIQEEKAKMEGEKADMRREKDNLNGECRLLKNRLRSLDDMMKIKEEKLRGRSKDTYAAVQWLRQNKHIFSGNVYEPMMLVISVRNPNHAKYVENHIPFNDLRAFVFQKREDMEKFMMEVRDSQNLRVNSVFAPEESCATRAPSRPIESLKRFGFFAYLRELFDAPEEVMSYLCNQYKVHDVPVGTDQTKAMIKTVIEEPYLKVLYTAEEKYSLKKSFYSGKTSTSNSAVRPSQYLTMAVDAEEKRQLEEQIRTAEKSMQAIDVQMSAMQERAAKLDHCDNELRAQKKGLSEMKGKKRQLEQKISTKQDSLRQMEQGGIDLQKAEEETKAQISAVNSQKVAIVAEFMAHMKLRVKLSMEKVYMALETVGMTAEKTKLETDCREGSAELRVLEQACAMLEQRKARLLEMCKGLMRRAREICNMDPGESAVPPDLHTAFSQLPDTMDEIDAMLNEERSRADCFTGLSENVVDEYNRREQEIKNLEKELDEKSNALKTYRQNISEAKERWLNPLKQLVEQINDKFSDFFRSMQCAGEVDLHSENEEEYDKYGIRIRVKFRSSTQLHELTAHHQSGGERSVSTMLYLMALQELNRCPFRVVDEINQGMDPVNERRVFDIVVRTACKETTSQYFFITPKLLQNLQYADEMTVLCVHNGPHMLPPNKWDEKAFTRRCVRRKGK from the exons ATGGCTTCTGCGGGCAAGAAAAAACGAATAAGTAACGTAACGAACACACAACCTTCAAATAATGGAGCAGGTTCGTCCTCTGGTACCGTTGGAGATGGACAGGTGTCTGGATTTGTCGAAGGATCCATAATTCGCATCACAATGCAAAACTTCCT GACCTACGACCACTCCATAGTTTACCCTGGACCAAACCTAAACATGATTGTGGGGGCCAATGGAACTGGCAAGTCCAGTATTGTCTGTGCCATATGTCTGGGTCTGGCAGGAAAGACTGCCATCCTGGGCAGAGGGGACAAG GTTGGGCTGTATGTGAAGCGTGGATGCAACAAAGGATCGGTTGAGATTGAACT GCACAAGGCCCAGGGGAACCTGGTGATCAATAGAGAGATCCATGTGGAGAATAACCAGTCGACGTGGATGCTTAATgggaaacacaccagccagaagactgtggaggaggaggtgaaggctcTACAGATCCAAGTGAGCAACCTCTGCCAGTTTCTGCCACAG GAGAAGGTGGGTGAGTTTGCCAAGATGACCAAGGTTGAGCTGCTAGAGGCCACAGAGAAGTCAGTGGGACCTCCAGAGATGTATGAGTTCCACTGCGAGCTCAAGACCTTCCGCACCAAAGAGAGGGAACTGGAG AATGTGTGCAAGGAGAAGGCCAGCGCCCTGGAGAAGTTCAAGCAGAGGAACGAACGGAACAAGCACGACGTGGAGCGCTACTACGAGAAGAAGAGACACCTGGACAACATCAAGATGCTGGAGAAGAAGAAACCCTGGGTG GAGTATGAGACAGCCCGTAAGGAGCTGGAGGGGGTGAAGAAATCTAGGGAGGACGCCAAGAAGCAGCTGAAAACCGTGAGGGAGTCCCAGGCCCCCATGCTGAAGAAGATCCAGCACATCGACAGTCAGCTGAGGCCCATCGAGAACCAGATGAAGGACAAG ACGGTCAGCATCAGGGAGGCCTCTCAGAAGTGTAAACAGAAACAGGACCAGCTGGACCGGAAGCACAGAGAG ATTGAGGATATCAAGCAGGCCTTCAGCCTGAAGCAGACGGAGGCGGCGGACCGCCAGAAGCGAATCAGCAACACCCGGCGCATGATTGACGACCTGAGGGCGGAGCTGGCCAACGTAGGCGACCAATCAGACGTGACGCCGCAGATCAATGCGGTGAATGCGGAGCTGAGGCGCATCCAGGAAGAGAAAGcaaagatggagggagaaaagGCCGACATGCGTAGAGAGAAGGACAACTTGAACGGAGAGTGTAGAC TGTTGAAGAACAGGCTGAGGAGTCTGGATGACATGATGAAAATCAAGGAGGAGAAGCTGAGAGGGCGCTCCAAGGACACCTACGCTGCCGTCCAGTGGCTGAGGCAGAACAAACACATCTTCAGTGGCAATGTCTATGAACCTATGATGCTAGTG ATTAGTGTCCGCAACCCTAACCATGCCAAGTACGTGGAGAACCACATTCCATTCAATGACCTGCGAGCCTTTGTCTTCCAGAAGAGGGAAGACATGGAGAAGTTTATGATGGAG GTGCGTGACAGCCAGAACCTGAGGGTGAATTCAGTCTTCGCTCCTGAGGAATCCTGCGCCACCCGGGCTCCCTCCCGACCCATCGAGTCTCTGAA GCGTTTTGGGTTCTTTGCGTACCTGCGAGAGCTCTTTGATGCTCCAGAAGAGGTTATGAGCTACCTCTGCAACCAGTACAAGGTGCACGACGTTCCCGTGGGAACGGACCAAACCAAAGCCATGATCAAGACG GTGATTGAGGAGCCCTACCTGAAGGTGCTTTACACAGCTGAGGAGAAGTACTCTCTGAAGAAGTCCTTTTACTCAGGCAAGACTAGCACCAGTAACTCTGCCGTGCGGCCCTCCCAGTACCTCACCATGGCCGTGGACGCCGAGGAGAAACGCCAGCTGGAGGAGCAGATCAGG ACGGCTGAAAAGAGCATGCAGGCCATTGATGTCCAGATGAGCGCCATGCAGGAACGTGCTGCCAAGCTGGATCACTGTGACAATGAGCTACGGGCCCAGAAGAAGGGGCTCTCAGAGATGAAGGGTAAAAAGAGACAGTTGGAACAGAAGATCAGTACCAAGCAGGACAG TCTTCGGCAGATGGAGCAGGGGGGCATTGACCTACAGAAGGCTGAGGAGGAGACCAAGGCCCAGATCTCAGCAGTCAACTCCCAGAAGGTGGCCATTGTGGCTGAGTTCATGGCCCACATGAAG CTGAGGGTTAAGTTGAGTATGGAGAAGGTGTACATGGCTCTAGAGACTGTGGGCATGACAGCAGAGAAGACCAAGCTGGAGACTGACTGCAGGGAGGGCTCGGCTGAGCTCAGGGTCCTAGAG CAAGCGTGTGCCATGCTGGAGCAGCGCAAGGCCCGTCTGTTGGAGATGTGTAAGGGCCTGATGAGGAGGGCCAGGGAGATCTGCAACATGGACCCTGGGGAGAGTGCTGTACCCCCAGACCTACACACG GCCTTCAGCCAGCTGCCCGACACTATGGATGAGATAGACgccatgttgaatgaggagaggTCCAGGGCAGACTGCTTCACTGGCCTCAGTGAGAAT GTGGTGGATGAGTACaacaggagagagcaggagataaAGAACCTGGAGAAAGAGCTGGATGAGAAGAGCAATGCCCTGAAAACCTACAGACAGAACATATCAGAG GCAAAGGAGCGCTGGCTGAATCCTCTGAAGCAACTGGTAGAGCAGATCAATGATAAGTTCAGTGATTTCTTCCGCTCCATGCAGTGTGCCGGGGAGGTGGACCTGCATTCAGAGAACGAG GAGGAGTATGATAAATACGGGATCCGTATCCGGGTGAAATTCCGTAGCAGCACGCAGCTCCATGAGCTCACAGCACACCACCAGAGTGGAGGGGAGCGCAGTGTCTCCACAATGCTCTACCTCATGGCCCTGCAAGAGCTCAACCGCTGTCCCTTCCGAGTGGTGGACGAGATCAACCAG GGTATGGACCCAGTCAATGAAAGGAGAGTCTTTGACATTGTTGTACGGACAGCCTGCAAGGAGACAACCTCCCAGTACTTCTTCATCACTCCCAAG CTCCTTCAGAACCTCCAGTATGCAGATGAGATGACTGTCCTGTGTGTCCATAACGGACCTCACATGCTGCCTCCCAACAAGTGGGACGAGAAGGCCTTCACCAGACGCTGCGTCCGCCGCAAGGGCAAATAG